The Thermodesulfobacteriota bacterium genome contains the following window.
AGGCGGAAAGTACGTTCTCTATAAAGTTGCCACTCCTTTTCCATCCGGAAATAAAAAGAGCAGGTAAAAAGGAAAAAAGAAAGGCTATTACCGAGGAAAAAAGGATTCTTCGATCCATTTCTAGTCCCTAATCAGAAGAGGGTTGAATCTCGTCTCATAATCAAAAACATCCATACCTTCCTTACGTTTCAAAAAGTTGACTATAACGTAAGTGAGAGGAGTGAATAACGCTTCATATATGGTCTTTGCGAGCCACTGGTAAATGACTGTAAGTAAAAGCACAGTGTGTGGCATCTCTCCGTAGAAGGCAAGTGTTATGAAGACTAAAGAATCTATGCCCTGGCCCACCAAAGTCGATGTTATCGTGCGAACCCATAGGAATCTTCCCTTAGTCTTTATTTTTAGCTTCGCAAGGACAAAGGAATTTGAAAATTCCCCCAAAAGATAAGCCGAAAATGACGCAAAAAGAAGCCTGGGAGCATATCCGAGTATCCTCTCATAGGATGCCTGACCGTCCCAGAATTTTGCAGGAGGGAGTATCCCTGCTATGTGGGACGCCAAAACGAATATCAGATTACAAAGAAATCCAAGCCATATGACTTTTCTTGCCGCACTATAGCCGTATACTTCTGTGAGTATATCCCCAAAAATGTAGCTTAGAGGAAAAACGATGATTGCCGCAGGCAAAACTATCCCAGATATTTCTATGAGCTTTACAGCGATTATGTTGGACGTTATAAGACACGTCACAAAAATCGAAGATGAGAGAAGAAAAAGACCAGAGTAGTTACTTTGTCTTTCCATTTTTATCGCTCTGTTTTTAATAGCAAAGGTTCGAACTTTAATTCAACAGGATTTTTCTTTTACCTTTCCTAAAACGATGAGGCCAAAGATAAAAAGTGTAGATACAAAGATTGCTGCGATTCTTTGACTTCCAG
Protein-coding sequences here:
- a CDS encoding queuosine precursor transporter — protein: MERQSNYSGLFLLSSSIFVTCLITSNIIAVKLIEISGIVLPAAIIVFPLSYIFGDILTEVYGYSAARKVIWLGFLCNLIFVLASHIAGILPPAKFWDGQASYERILGYAPRLLFASFSAYLLGEFSNSFVLAKLKIKTKGRFLWVRTITSTLVGQGIDSLVFITLAFYGEMPHTVLLLTVIYQWLAKTIYEALFTPLTYVIVNFLKRKEGMDVFDYETRFNPLLIRD